The sequence below is a genomic window from Deltaproteobacteria bacterium.
TGGCAGAACGAGCCCGGACTGAGGCACGGCTTCGTGGGCCGGAGCGGCGGCAACAGTGAAGGCGCGTACGCGAGCCTCAACGTCTCCTTCAATGTCGGCGACGACCCACGGGCGGTCAAGGACAACTATTGCGCCATGAAGGGCGCCGTGGGCATGGCCGGGACCCGGATGGTCACCATGCGGCAACGGCACGGCGACACCATCCTCGACGTCGCCGAACCGTGCAAGGAGGCCGGCGAGGGAGACGCCATGGTGACGGATGCGCCGGGCGTTTTCCTGGGCGTGCTCACGGCCGACTGCGTTCCCATCGTGTTCTGGGCGCGCACTTCGGACCGCAGGCTCGCGGCGGTCATCCACGCGGGCTGGCGCGGGACCTTGGGCGGGGTGGCGTTGAAGACGGTGCGGCACATCGAGAGCCGCTACGGGACGGCGCCCGGCGATCTGGCGTGCGCCCTGGGTCCGGCCATCGGACCGTGCTGCTACGAGATCGGCGCGGACGTGGCCGACCCCCTGGTGCGGCAGTGGGGGGAGCGGGCGGAGGCGGCGCTGCAATCGCAGGACGGCGGCACCTACCTCGACCTTAGACGGCTGAACGCGGCGTTGCTGGCAGCGGCCGGGGTCCCCGAGGATCAGATTCACTTGAGCGGCCCATGCAC
It includes:
- the pgeF gene encoding peptidoglycan editing factor PgeF — protein: MSLTVYRIPEWQNEPGLRHGFVGRSGGNSEGAYASLNVSFNVGDDPRAVKDNYCAMKGAVGMAGTRMVTMRQRHGDTILDVAEPCKEAGEGDAMVTDAPGVFLGVLTADCVPIVFWARTSDRRLAAVIHAGWRGTLGGVALKTVRHIESRYGTAPGDLACALGPAIGPCCYEIGADVADPLVRQWGERAEAALQSQDGGTYLDLRRLNAALLAAAGVPEDQIHLSGPCTACTPAEFFSYRRESRNGAGVTGRQAGFVGWSDTG